A genomic window from Micromonospora violae includes:
- a CDS encoding copper homeostasis protein CutC, with product MNTFEICIDSVEGAVAAEEAGADRVELCSALFDGGLTPSLGTIETALRAVSRIRVHVIVRPRAGDFIYSPFEIEAMERDVRAAVAAGAHGIVIGALTAEGDVDVPTTRRLIAAAGDASITFHRAFDMTRDPHAALEQLIELGVHRVLTSGQEVSVLEGAPLIADLVRRAAGRIIIMPGGGITPRNIARIVEATGADEYHFAALVSSDSPAVHRNPAPLMGGSLNRPEYERSGTSGALVGQVLAAARA from the coding sequence ATGAACACATTCGAGATCTGCATCGACAGCGTCGAGGGGGCAGTCGCCGCTGAGGAGGCCGGCGCCGACCGGGTGGAGCTGTGCTCCGCGCTCTTCGACGGCGGGCTGACCCCCAGCCTGGGCACCATCGAGACGGCCCTGCGCGCCGTCAGCCGGATCCGGGTGCACGTGATCGTCCGCCCCCGCGCCGGCGACTTCATCTACTCGCCGTTCGAGATCGAGGCGATGGAGCGGGACGTGCGGGCCGCGGTGGCCGCCGGAGCACACGGCATCGTGATCGGCGCGCTGACCGCCGAGGGTGACGTCGACGTGCCCACCACCCGTCGGCTGATCGCCGCTGCGGGCGACGCCAGCATCACCTTCCACCGGGCGTTCGACATGACCCGCGACCCGCACGCGGCCCTGGAGCAGCTGATCGAGCTGGGCGTGCACCGGGTGCTCACCTCGGGTCAGGAGGTCAGCGTGCTGGAGGGTGCTCCGCTCATCGCCGACCTGGTCCGCCGGGCCGCCGGCCGGATCATCATCATGCCCGGCGGTGGCATCACCCCGCGCAACATCGCCCGGATCGTCGAGGCGACCGGCGCCGACGAGTACCACTTCGCGGCCCTGGTCAGCTCGGACAGCCCGGCCGTGCACCGCAACCCGGCCCCGCTGATGGGCGGCAGCCTGAACCGTCCCGAGTACGAGCGCTCCGGCACCTCGGGCGCCCTGGTCGGCCAGGTACTCGCCGCCGCCCGCGCCTGA
- a CDS encoding asparaginase, with amino-acid sequence MTNFRYAELARVVRNGFVESRHYGSIVVLAPDGTVALAAGEPDEPVLPRSTLKPVQALACRIAAGDELTGPALALAAGSHTGDDRHVEVVRAMLAGAGLTEDALGCPVDWPEDEPTRDRLIRAGGQRERIRMNCSGKHAAMLVASVAQSWSTPDYLDPEHPLQRETAAAVARLAGTPIAHHAVDGCGAPLFGLPLTGLARTFQALVTAPAGSDEALVAQAMRQHPEYVGGWHGHPNTDLMRALPGVLAKGGAEGVLAVAAPDGHAVAVKAIDGSPRATTAIALAALDAVGVPVGGADALRQVPVLGGGVPVGAVTAVID; translated from the coding sequence GTGACCAACTTCCGCTACGCCGAACTGGCCCGGGTCGTGCGCAACGGCTTCGTCGAGAGCCGGCACTACGGCAGCATCGTGGTGCTCGCCCCGGACGGGACGGTCGCCCTCGCCGCCGGCGAACCCGACGAGCCGGTGCTCCCCCGCTCCACCCTCAAGCCGGTGCAGGCCCTGGCCTGCCGGATCGCCGCCGGTGACGAGCTGACCGGCCCGGCGCTGGCCCTCGCCGCAGGCAGCCACACCGGCGACGACCGGCACGTCGAGGTGGTCCGGGCGATGCTGGCCGGGGCCGGCCTGACCGAGGACGCGCTCGGCTGCCCGGTCGACTGGCCGGAGGACGAACCGACCCGGGACCGGCTGATCCGCGCCGGTGGGCAACGCGAACGGATCCGGATGAACTGCTCCGGCAAGCACGCCGCGATGCTGGTCGCCTCCGTCGCCCAGTCCTGGAGCACACCCGACTACCTCGACCCGGAGCACCCGCTGCAACGGGAAACCGCCGCCGCCGTCGCCCGGCTGGCCGGCACGCCGATCGCGCACCACGCGGTCGACGGCTGCGGCGCGCCGCTGTTCGGCCTGCCGCTGACCGGCCTGGCCCGCACGTTCCAGGCGCTGGTCACCGCGCCCGCCGGGAGCGACGAGGCGCTGGTCGCCCAGGCCATGCGCCAACACCCGGAGTACGTGGGCGGCTGGCACGGGCACCCGAACACCGACCTGATGCGGGCACTGCCCGGCGTCCTCGCCAAGGGCGGGGCCGAGGGCGTGCTCGCGGTCGCCGCACCGGACGGCCACGCGGTGGCGGTGAAGGCGATCGACGGTTCGCCCCGAGCCACCACCGCCATCGCCCTCGCCGCCCTCGACGCCGTGGGCGTACCGGTGGGCGGGGCTGACGCGCTGCGCCAGGTGCCGGTGCTCGGCGGCGGCGTACCGGTCGGCGCGGTCACCGCCGTCATCGACTGA
- a CDS encoding amino acid ABC transporter permease, producing MNKTQQILFDEPGPRAQRRIRIATVLGSILVAGALVAAVYQFASHGELAANRWEPFTTWPIWRYLLNGLWATLRAAAATAVLSAALGLLLALGRLSTHRPLRWLAGAYVEIFRTVPTLLLIYVTLFALPQYGLNFPLFWKLVVPLVVSNSAAFAEIFRSGILALDRGQTEAGLAVGLRRGQVMALVVLPQALLQLAPSLVSQLVGLLKDTSLGFVVSYTELLYSGQVLASYTHLLIQTFLVVALIYLVVNASLSKFARVLQARNGRFGGRRGRRAADLPPPLLEGNTPR from the coding sequence ATGAACAAGACGCAACAGATCCTCTTCGACGAACCCGGCCCCCGCGCCCAACGGCGGATCCGGATCGCCACCGTGCTCGGGTCGATCCTCGTGGCCGGCGCCCTGGTCGCGGCCGTCTACCAGTTCGCCAGCCACGGCGAGCTGGCCGCCAACCGGTGGGAGCCGTTCACCACCTGGCCCATCTGGCGGTACCTGCTCAACGGCCTGTGGGCCACCCTGCGCGCCGCCGCCGCGACCGCCGTGCTCAGCGCCGCGCTCGGACTGCTGCTGGCGCTCGGCCGGCTGTCGACGCACCGACCCCTGCGGTGGCTGGCCGGCGCGTACGTGGAGATCTTCCGGACCGTCCCCACCCTGCTGCTGATCTACGTGACGCTGTTCGCCCTGCCGCAGTACGGGCTGAACTTCCCGCTGTTCTGGAAGCTCGTGGTCCCGCTGGTGGTCTCCAACTCCGCGGCCTTCGCGGAGATCTTCCGGTCCGGCATCCTGGCCCTGGACCGTGGGCAGACCGAGGCCGGCCTCGCGGTCGGGCTACGCCGTGGACAGGTCATGGCGCTGGTGGTCCTGCCGCAGGCGCTGCTCCAACTCGCCCCGTCCCTGGTCAGCCAGCTGGTCGGGCTACTCAAGGACACCTCGCTCGGCTTCGTGGTCAGCTACACCGAGCTGCTCTACAGCGGGCAGGTGCTCGCCTCGTACACCCACCTGCTGATCCAGACGTTCCTGGTGGTGGCGCTGATCTACCTGGTGGTCAACGCCTCGTTGTCGAAGTTCGCCCGCGTACTCCAGGCCCGCAACGGCCGCTTCGGCGGCCGGCGCGGACGGCGGGCCGCCGATCTGCCCCCGCCGCTTCTCGAAGGGAACACTCCCCGGTGA
- a CDS encoding amino acid ABC transporter permease, giving the protein MEALTDHLSALGHGLVTTVELTVVTTVGAMLLGIVVATLRIAPVPLLRAIGTVYVEVFQNLPLLALLVLFVFALPTIGITFPLFTSAVIVIAVYEGAYLAEAIRAGINTVGVGQAEAARAIGLTFGQSLRHVILPQGLRAVIQPIGNICIALLMNTSLAAAVGVVELTQAANNVNLVEAQPIAVFTGAGLAYMLLALIIGQVTGLLERRLAIVR; this is encoded by the coding sequence ATGGAAGCCCTCACCGACCACCTGAGCGCGCTTGGCCACGGCCTGGTCACGACGGTCGAACTGACCGTCGTGACCACCGTCGGCGCGATGCTGCTCGGCATCGTCGTGGCCACCCTGCGGATCGCGCCCGTTCCGCTGCTGCGCGCCATCGGCACCGTGTACGTCGAGGTGTTCCAGAACCTGCCGCTGCTGGCCCTCCTGGTGCTCTTCGTGTTCGCGTTGCCGACGATCGGCATCACGTTCCCGCTGTTCACCTCCGCCGTGATCGTCATCGCGGTGTACGAGGGGGCGTACCTGGCCGAGGCGATCCGCGCCGGGATCAACACGGTCGGTGTGGGCCAGGCCGAGGCAGCCCGTGCCATCGGCCTCACGTTCGGGCAGTCCCTGCGGCACGTGATCCTGCCGCAGGGACTGCGCGCGGTGATCCAGCCGATCGGCAACATCTGCATCGCGCTGCTGATGAACACCTCACTGGCCGCCGCCGTCGGCGTGGTCGAGCTGACCCAGGCGGCCAACAACGTGAACCTGGTCGAGGCTCAACCGATCGCCGTCTTCACCGGCGCGGGCCTCGCCTACATGCTGCTGGCGCTGATCATCGGTCAGGTCACCGGCCTGCTCGAACGAAGGCTGGCGATCGTCCGATGA